The Streptomyces phaeolivaceus genome has a window encoding:
- a CDS encoding 4Fe-4S dicluster domain-containing protein, which yields MTDASDSGTDLGHPAEAILDRDGLDALVGVLRRRGRTVIGPTLRDGAIVLDELDSADALPFGWGVELEAGQYRVRRREDGAAFAHSAGPQSWKSFLHPERVRQWTADRDPGGGVTAREETRRKVSYAFLGVRPCDLRAIRILDRVMSGGQYPDPVYLSRRTGAFLIAVECTEPGATCFCVSMGSGPAVDAGYDLALTEVVDDAGHRFWCRSGSEEGAAVLAELPRRGADDPTRTAAAEAVSAAADRMGRSMPPVDLRTLMRDSLEAERWDDVTARCLSCGNCTMVCPTCFCTTTEDVTDLTGDHAERWRRWDSCYDLDFSLLHGGPVRASARSRYRQWLTHKLGTWHDQFDSSGCVGCGRCIVWCPTGIDLTEEAHALHQEATRREGAP from the coding sequence ATGACCGATGCCTCAGACTCCGGAACCGACCTCGGCCACCCGGCCGAGGCGATTCTCGACCGCGACGGTCTGGACGCGCTCGTAGGTGTTCTGAGGCGGCGCGGCCGCACGGTGATCGGCCCCACCCTGCGTGATGGCGCGATCGTCCTCGACGAACTGGACTCCGCCGACGCGCTCCCCTTCGGGTGGGGGGTCGAACTGGAGGCGGGACAGTACCGGGTCCGCCGCCGCGAGGACGGGGCGGCTTTCGCGCACAGCGCGGGACCGCAGTCCTGGAAGTCGTTCCTGCACCCCGAGCGCGTCCGGCAGTGGACCGCGGACCGTGACCCCGGCGGCGGGGTCACCGCGCGCGAGGAGACGCGGCGGAAGGTGTCGTACGCGTTCCTCGGTGTGCGGCCCTGCGATCTGCGGGCCATCCGGATCCTGGACCGTGTCATGTCCGGCGGCCAGTACCCGGATCCCGTCTACCTCTCCCGGCGGACCGGCGCCTTCCTGATCGCGGTGGAGTGCACCGAGCCGGGTGCCACCTGCTTCTGTGTCTCGATGGGCTCGGGCCCGGCCGTGGACGCGGGGTACGACCTCGCCCTCACCGAGGTCGTGGACGACGCCGGTCACCGCTTCTGGTGCCGGAGCGGGAGCGAGGAGGGAGCCGCGGTCCTCGCGGAACTGCCGCGACGTGGCGCCGACGACCCCACCCGCACGGCCGCGGCCGAGGCCGTGAGCGCCGCCGCCGACCGCATGGGCCGGTCCATGCCGCCGGTGGACCTGCGCACGCTGATGCGGGACAGCCTGGAGGCGGAGCGCTGGGACGACGTCACCGCCCGGTGTCTGAGCTGCGGCAACTGCACCATGGTCTGCCCCACCTGCTTCTGCACCACCACGGAGGACGTGACCGACCTCACCGGCGACCACGCCGAGCGCTGGCGCCGCTGGGACTCCTGCTACGACCTGGACTTCTCGCTCCTGCACGGCGGTCCGGTCAGAGCCTCCGCGCGCAGCCGCTATCGGCAGTGGCTCACCCACAAGCTGGGCACCTGGCACGACCAGTTCGACAGCTCCGGCTGTGTCGGCTGCGGTCGCTGCATCGTCTGGTGCCCCACCGGCATCGACCTCACCGAAGAGGCCCACGCCCTGCACCAGGAGGCCACGCGACGGGAGGGCGCGCCGTGA